One window of the Shewanella cyperi genome contains the following:
- a CDS encoding FAD-dependent monooxygenase has protein sequence MVGAATAIGLAKLGLAVTVIENQPLAQFDPQQALDVRVSALSLASETLLSRLGAWEHIKAMRTAPYLGLETWEMEGFITRFHASQLQQTHLGHIVENRVVQLGLWQAMAEFDNLSLRLPTKVERFSRNADGIEVVLEDGTVLHTKLLVGADGANSRVRDFAAIGITAWDYDQWAMLINIATETGQQDVTWQQFTPAGPRSLLPLPGKHASLVWYDSPARIRQLSQLSNSALAQQIRTHFPSRLDPEFEVLDKGHFALTRRHAQRYYRPNLVLLGDAAHTINPLAGQGVNLGFKDVEALLAVVSEAQKEGDSWYSDAVLGEYQQRRYRDNQIMMTAMDSFYAGFSNDLLPLKLARNAALRLANIDGPLKRRVLKYALGLG, from the coding sequence ATGGTGGGAGCGGCGACGGCCATAGGCCTGGCCAAACTGGGCCTGGCCGTGACCGTCATAGAGAATCAACCTCTGGCGCAGTTCGACCCGCAGCAAGCTTTGGATGTGCGGGTGTCGGCCCTGAGCCTGGCGTCGGAAACCTTGCTGTCACGTCTCGGCGCCTGGGAGCATATCAAGGCCATGCGCACCGCCCCCTATCTGGGACTGGAAACCTGGGAAATGGAGGGCTTTATCACCCGTTTTCATGCCAGTCAGTTACAGCAGACTCACCTTGGCCACATAGTGGAAAACCGCGTGGTGCAGCTCGGCTTGTGGCAGGCCATGGCTGAGTTCGACAATCTCAGCCTGAGGTTGCCCACCAAGGTGGAGCGCTTTAGCAGAAATGCCGACGGTATAGAGGTGGTGCTCGAAGATGGCACTGTATTGCACACCAAGCTGCTCGTCGGTGCCGATGGCGCCAATTCCAGGGTGCGCGACTTTGCCGCCATTGGCATCACGGCCTGGGATTATGACCAATGGGCCATGCTGATCAATATTGCCACCGAAACCGGGCAGCAGGATGTGACCTGGCAGCAGTTCACTCCGGCAGGCCCCCGCTCCCTGTTGCCGCTGCCGGGCAAGCACGCCTCTTTGGTGTGGTACGACAGCCCGGCGCGCATCCGTCAGTTGTCACAGCTGTCCAACAGCGCCCTGGCGCAGCAAATCCGTACCCACTTCCCATCGCGGCTCGATCCCGAATTTGAGGTGCTGGACAAGGGCCACTTCGCCCTGACCCGGCGCCATGCCCAGAGATACTACAGGCCGAATCTGGTGCTCTTGGGGGATGCCGCCCATACCATCAATCCGTTGGCGGGGCAGGGGGTAAACCTGGGGTTCAAGGATGTCGAAGCCCTGCTGGCCGTGGTGAGCGAGGCCCAAAAAGAGGGCGACTCTTGGTATAGCGACGCCGTGCTGGGCGAATATCAGCAGCGCCGATACCGCGATAACCAAATCATGATGACCGCCATGGACAGCTTTTATGCCGGTTTCAGCAATGACCTGTTGCCACTGAAACTGGCCCGCAACGCGGCCCTGCGCCTGGCTAATATCGACGGTCCCCTCAAGCGACGGGTGCTCAAATACGCCCTGGGATT
- the miaB gene encoding tRNA (N6-isopentenyl adenosine(37)-C2)-methylthiotransferase MiaB: MSKKLHIKTWGCQMNEYDSSKMADLLGEYQGYTLTEEAEEADILLLNTCSIREKAQEKVFHQLGRWKTLKDKNPNLIIGVGGCVASQEGKAIKDRAQCVDIVFGPQTLHRLPDMIEQVRNGDKAVIDISFPEIEKFDRLPEPRAEGPTAFVSIMEGCSKYCSFCVVPYTRGEEVSRPMDDIILEIAQLAEQGVREVNLLGQNVNAYRGAKHDGEICSFAELLRYVAAIDGIDRLRFTTSHPIEFTQDIIDVYEDTPELVSFLHLPVQSGSDRILTAMKRGHMAIEYKSIIRRLRKARPDIQISSDFIIGFPGETQDDFNDTMKLIEDVAFDHSFSFIYSARPGTPAADLPDDVDMEEKKQRLAQLQDKITNQAMRYSRQMLGTVQRILVEGPSVKNPMELRGRTENNRVVNFEGQPKHIGSFVDVEIVDVYTNSLRGKFIRGEDEMDLRRSLRPEDILAKRQQDDALGVSKFIP; the protein is encoded by the coding sequence ATGAGTAAGAAACTCCATATCAAAACCTGGGGCTGTCAGATGAACGAATACGATTCATCCAAGATGGCCGATCTGCTTGGCGAATATCAGGGCTACACCTTGACCGAAGAGGCCGAGGAGGCAGATATTCTGCTGCTCAATACCTGTTCCATTCGCGAAAAAGCGCAGGAGAAGGTGTTTCACCAATTGGGTCGCTGGAAGACCCTGAAGGACAAGAACCCCAACCTGATTATCGGTGTCGGCGGTTGCGTTGCCTCCCAGGAAGGCAAGGCCATCAAGGACAGGGCCCAATGTGTGGATATAGTCTTCGGTCCCCAGACCCTGCACCGCCTGCCCGACATGATTGAACAGGTCCGCAATGGCGACAAGGCGGTAATCGACATCTCCTTCCCCGAGATTGAAAAGTTCGATCGCCTGCCCGAGCCCCGCGCCGAAGGCCCCACCGCTTTCGTATCCATCATGGAAGGTTGCAGCAAGTACTGCTCTTTCTGCGTGGTGCCTTACACCCGCGGCGAGGAAGTGAGTCGCCCCATGGACGACATCATCCTTGAAATCGCCCAACTGGCGGAGCAAGGGGTGCGTGAAGTCAACCTGCTGGGTCAGAACGTTAACGCCTATCGCGGTGCCAAGCATGACGGCGAGATTTGCAGCTTTGCCGAACTGCTGCGCTACGTCGCCGCCATCGACGGTATCGACCGCCTGCGCTTCACCACCAGCCATCCGATTGAATTCACCCAGGACATCATAGATGTCTACGAGGACACCCCTGAGCTGGTGAGCTTCCTGCACCTGCCGGTGCAATCGGGTTCGGATCGCATCCTCACCGCCATGAAGCGCGGCCACATGGCCATTGAATACAAGTCCATCATCCGCCGCCTGCGCAAGGCCCGTCCGGACATTCAGATTAGCTCGGACTTCATCATAGGTTTCCCCGGTGAAACCCAGGATGACTTCAACGACACCATGAAGTTGATTGAGGATGTGGCCTTCGACCACAGCTTCAGCTTTATCTACAGCGCCCGTCCCGGCACCCCGGCAGCGGATCTGCCGGACGATGTCGATATGGAAGAGAAAAAACAGCGTCTGGCACAGCTGCAGGACAAGATCACCAACCAAGCCATGCGCTACAGCCGCCAGATGCTGGGCACTGTGCAGCGCATCCTGGTGGAAGGCCCTTCGGTGAAGAACCCCATGGAACTGCGTGGCCGCACCGAAAACAACCGGGTGGTAAATTTCGAAGGCCAACCCAAGCACATAGGCAGCTTTGTCGATGTGGAAATCGTTGATGTCTACACCAACTCCCTGCGCGGCAAGTTTATCCGCGGTGAGGATGAAATGGATCTGCGCCGCAGCCTGCGTCCGGAAGACATACTGGCCAAGCGCCAGCAGGACGATGCCCTGGGCGTAAGCAAGTTTATCCCTTGA
- a CDS encoding PhoH family protein, with amino-acid sequence MASKLTTMNLYLEPADSRRLASLCGPFDDNLKQLERRIGVEISYRNNHFQIVGLPRNCLTANNLLKSLYVETAPVKGSTPDLEPEKVHIAIQEAIALEAEDNSDEAREHYIKTRRGVVKPRNPNQTQYVANIVRHDITFGIGPAGTGKTYLAVAAAVDALERQEVRRILLTRPAVEAGEKLGFLPGDLSQKVDPYLRPLYDALFEMLGFEKVERLIERSVIEIAPLAYMRGRTLNDAFVILDESQNTTVEQMKMFLTRIGFNSKAVITGDITQVDLPRSQKSGLRHAIEVLGDVDEISFNFFQSKDVVRHPVVARIVEAYEEHEQKMQAIKDRKDNLLTEPGQNES; translated from the coding sequence TTGGCCAGTAAACTCACTACCATGAATCTCTATCTGGAGCCGGCAGACAGCCGCCGTTTGGCATCCCTCTGTGGCCCCTTTGACGATAACCTCAAGCAACTCGAGCGCCGCATCGGCGTGGAGATAAGCTACCGCAACAACCACTTCCAGATTGTTGGCCTGCCGCGCAACTGTCTGACCGCCAACAATCTGCTCAAGTCCTTGTATGTGGAAACCGCGCCGGTCAAGGGCAGCACTCCGGATCTCGAACCGGAAAAGGTGCACATCGCCATCCAGGAAGCCATAGCCCTGGAAGCCGAAGATAACTCGGACGAGGCCCGGGAACACTACATCAAGACCCGCCGCGGCGTGGTCAAGCCGCGCAATCCCAACCAGACCCAGTACGTGGCCAACATAGTGCGCCACGATATTACCTTCGGCATAGGCCCGGCCGGTACCGGCAAGACCTATCTGGCGGTGGCCGCCGCCGTGGATGCGTTGGAGCGTCAGGAAGTGCGCCGCATACTGCTGACCCGCCCTGCGGTGGAAGCCGGTGAGAAGCTCGGCTTCCTGCCCGGCGATTTGAGTCAGAAGGTCGACCCCTATCTGCGGCCCCTGTACGATGCCCTGTTTGAAATGCTCGGTTTTGAAAAGGTGGAGCGCCTGATTGAGCGCAGCGTGATTGAGATTGCCCCCCTCGCCTATATGCGCGGTCGCACCCTCAACGATGCCTTTGTGATCCTCGATGAAAGCCAAAACACCACGGTGGAGCAGATGAAGATGTTCCTGACCCGTATCGGCTTTAATTCCAAGGCGGTTATCACAGGTGACATCACCCAGGTGGACTTGCCCCGCAGCCAAAAATCCGGCCTGCGCCACGCCATCGAAGTGCTGGGCGATGTGGACGAAATCAGTTTCAACTTCTTCCAATCCAAGGACGTGGTGCGTCATCCCGTGGTGGCCCGCATTGTTGAGGCCTACGAAGAACACGAGCAGAAAATGCAGGCCATCAAGGACCGCAAGGACAATCTGCTAACGGAGCCCGGTCAAAATGAGTCTTGA
- the ybeY gene encoding rRNA maturation RNase YbeY, which produces MSLELELDLQNACTSTQVPSEAQFELWVRTALGNTLPQAELTIRLVDSDESRSLNHSYRGKDKPTNVLSFPFEAPPGVELPLLGDLVICAEVVENEAAEQHKTLEAHWAHMVVHGCLHLLGYDHIEDAEAEEMEALETELLQGLGFADPYQEL; this is translated from the coding sequence ATGAGTCTTGAGTTGGAATTGGATCTGCAAAACGCCTGCACCAGCACGCAAGTTCCGAGCGAAGCCCAGTTTGAACTCTGGGTTCGCACCGCGCTCGGCAACACACTGCCACAGGCCGAACTGACCATTCGTTTGGTGGACAGTGACGAGAGCCGCAGCCTTAATCACAGCTACCGTGGCAAGGACAAACCCACCAATGTGTTGTCTTTTCCGTTCGAAGCACCGCCGGGTGTGGAACTGCCACTGCTTGGCGATCTTGTCATTTGCGCCGAGGTCGTCGAGAATGAGGCGGCTGAACAACACAAAACCTTGGAAGCCCATTGGGCTCACATGGTTGTACATGGTTGCCTGCATCTGCTAGGTTATGACCATATTGAAGACGCCGAGGCCGAAGAAATGGAAGCACTGGAAACAGAGCTGCTTCAGGGCCTTGGCTTTGCTGACCCTTACCAGGAGCTATAA
- the corC gene encoding CNNM family magnesium/cobalt transport protein CorC (CorC(YbeX) belongs to the Cyclin M Mg2+ Exporter (CNNM) family, and was characterized as belonging to a set of three proteins, at least one of which must be present for CorA to function.) codes for MSDDIPPSTNAHKKGWLERFSQLFQGEPQNRDELVEVIHDAEQRDLITEDTREMIKGVLEVSDLRVRDIMIPRSQIVALKVDSTVEELLATVISSAHSRFPVVNEDKDHVEGILLAKDLLQYGFNNSEVPFSLDKVIRPAVVVPESKRVDVLLKEFRSQRYHMAIVVDEYGGVSGLVTIEDILEEIVGEIEDEFDHDSVEETEIRKVGNTVYLVKALTPIEDFNDEFGTHFSDEEFDTVGGMVAHAFGHLPERNERVVINGIEFKVINADTRRLIQLRVKLPDPQQAEVTES; via the coding sequence ATGAGTGACGATATCCCCCCGAGTACCAACGCCCACAAGAAAGGTTGGCTGGAACGTTTCAGCCAGTTGTTCCAGGGCGAACCTCAAAATCGCGATGAATTGGTGGAAGTGATCCACGATGCCGAGCAACGTGATCTCATCACCGAAGATACCCGCGAGATGATTAAAGGTGTTTTAGAGGTATCCGATCTGCGAGTGCGGGACATTATGATCCCCAGATCCCAGATTGTGGCCCTGAAGGTCGACAGCACAGTGGAAGAGCTGCTGGCGACTGTAATCAGTTCGGCCCACTCCCGTTTCCCCGTGGTCAACGAAGACAAGGACCACGTCGAAGGCATATTGCTGGCCAAAGATTTGCTGCAATACGGCTTCAACAACAGCGAAGTGCCCTTCTCCCTCGACAAGGTGATCCGCCCCGCCGTGGTGGTTCCCGAGAGCAAGCGGGTTGATGTGCTGCTGAAAGAATTCCGCTCCCAGCGTTACCATATGGCCATAGTGGTCGATGAGTACGGTGGCGTTTCCGGTCTGGTCACCATTGAAGACATATTGGAAGAAATTGTCGGCGAGATTGAAGACGAGTTTGACCATGACAGCGTCGAAGAGACCGAAATTCGCAAGGTCGGCAATACCGTCTATCTGGTGAAGGCTTTGACCCCCATCGAAGATTTCAATGACGAATTCGGCACCCATTTCAGTGACGAGGAATTCGACACAGTAGGTGGTATGGTTGCCCACGCCTTTGGGCATCTGCCGGAGCGCAATGAAAGAGTGGTGATCAACGGCATCGAATTCAAGGTGATCAATGCCGACACCCGCCGTCTTATTCAGTTGCGGGTCAAACTGCCCGATCCCCAGCAAGCCGAAGTCACGGAAAGTTAA
- the lnt gene encoding apolipoprotein N-acyltransferase produces MSPLVDTVRQSRIRLPLAFLAGASTALAFAPYGLWPFYPLALVFCLWLGRQLGPAAAFRHWLSFGFGAFVFGISWVHVSIDRYGGLPLPVSLGLMALLAFYLALYPALVGAAFAKLKSGRSYFDLVGLFPALWMLAELGRGSVMTGFPWLLAGYSQTDGPLAPLASVIGVEGLSLLLMMCVGALLLFVEGKRLPLLLLLPLLALATWAAQAFSPLQSREESVKVLLVQGNIPQSMKWRKETLWPSLLKHLDMTRPNFDVDIVVWPEAAVPIWENVVSDFLDNANRAANLTDTAIITGIISHPEQEFYNSLIVLGNHFNKQQDAPDYQIGDGNDYRKHHLLPIGEFVPFEDLLRPLAPLFNLPMSSFNRGDFIQPNLQAVGYRLAPAICYEIAFPEQLRANFSEQTDLLLTVSNDAWFGESNGPLQHMEIARMRAIELGRPLLRATNNGVTAVVDEHGKMVKQLPQFEAAVLKADVPLVKGQTLFARFGHAPVLALMSLLLLAGIGLSYRRR; encoded by the coding sequence TTGAGTCCCTTAGTTGACACCGTCCGCCAATCGCGGATACGCCTGCCCCTCGCCTTCCTGGCGGGGGCCAGTACCGCCCTCGCCTTTGCCCCCTATGGTCTGTGGCCTTTTTATCCCCTGGCCTTGGTCTTTTGCCTCTGGTTAGGCCGGCAGCTTGGACCCGCCGCCGCCTTCCGCCACTGGCTGAGCTTCGGCTTTGGTGCCTTTGTTTTTGGCATCAGCTGGGTGCATGTGAGCATAGACAGGTATGGCGGCTTGCCACTGCCGGTGTCCCTGGGGCTGATGGCCCTGCTGGCCTTCTACCTGGCGCTGTATCCTGCCCTGGTGGGAGCCGCCTTTGCCAAACTGAAATCCGGCCGCTCTTACTTTGACCTCGTGGGCTTGTTTCCGGCGCTGTGGATGCTGGCCGAGCTTGGCCGCGGCTCCGTTATGACAGGATTTCCCTGGCTGCTCGCCGGTTACAGCCAGACAGATGGCCCGCTGGCCCCCCTTGCCAGCGTGATTGGGGTAGAGGGACTTAGCCTGCTGCTGATGATGTGCGTCGGTGCCCTGCTGCTGTTTGTTGAAGGTAAACGTCTGCCACTGCTGCTTCTGCTGCCGCTGCTGGCGCTGGCAACCTGGGCAGCCCAGGCCTTCAGCCCACTCCAGTCCCGGGAGGAAAGCGTCAAGGTGCTCTTGGTACAGGGCAATATTCCCCAGAGCATGAAATGGCGGAAAGAAACCTTGTGGCCCTCTCTGCTCAAGCACCTGGACATGACCCGGCCAAATTTTGACGTTGATATTGTGGTCTGGCCCGAAGCCGCGGTGCCTATTTGGGAAAATGTGGTGAGCGATTTTCTCGACAATGCCAACCGCGCCGCCAATCTGACAGACACGGCGATTATCACGGGCATCATCAGCCATCCGGAGCAAGAGTTTTACAACTCGCTGATAGTGCTGGGTAATCATTTCAACAAACAGCAGGATGCCCCGGATTACCAAATCGGTGACGGCAACGATTACCGCAAACATCACCTGCTGCCCATAGGGGAATTTGTGCCCTTTGAAGATCTGTTGCGGCCCCTGGCACCTTTGTTCAACCTGCCGATGTCGTCCTTCAACCGCGGTGACTTTATTCAGCCCAATCTGCAGGCCGTGGGGTATCGCCTGGCGCCGGCCATCTGTTACGAAATCGCTTTCCCCGAGCAGCTCAGGGCCAACTTCAGCGAACAAACGGACTTGCTGCTGACAGTCTCCAACGACGCCTGGTTCGGTGAGTCCAATGGCCCGCTGCAACACATGGAGATCGCCAGAATGCGCGCCATTGAACTGGGACGGCCATTGCTGCGGGCCACCAATAATGGCGTCACCGCCGTGGTGGATGAACATGGCAAAATGGTGAAGCAGTTGCCCCAATTTGAGGCTGCTGTGCTCAAGGCGGACGTGCCCCTGGTCAAGGGACAAACCCTGTTTGCCCGTTTTGGTCACGCTCCGGTGCTCGCCCTGATGTCGCTGCTGTTGTTAGCGGGAATTGGGCTGAGTTATCGACGCCGTTGA
- a CDS encoding carboxymuconolactone decarboxylase family protein — translation MMQDTQFDTTVAVEAKLHGEWLPRMQVYQQQPELPRALISLGESAAKTFDPKLVELVKLRASQLNGCAFCMRMHAEEARQLGEAQHRLDLLSAWRESQVFSARERAALHWTEALTKLITGPVTAEDIAKVRAQFSDKEIVDLSATIATINAWNRIAASFHFTPEVPV, via the coding sequence ATGATGCAAGACACTCAATTTGATACCACTGTGGCCGTAGAGGCAAAATTACACGGCGAATGGCTGCCACGGATGCAGGTATACCAGCAACAACCCGAATTGCCGCGGGCCTTGATAAGCCTTGGCGAGTCGGCCGCCAAAACGTTTGACCCCAAGCTGGTGGAACTCGTCAAGCTCAGGGCGTCGCAGCTTAACGGTTGTGCCTTTTGTATGCGGATGCATGCCGAGGAGGCGCGCCAACTTGGCGAAGCCCAGCACAGGCTGGATCTGCTCAGCGCCTGGCGTGAGAGCCAGGTATTTTCAGCACGGGAGCGTGCGGCGCTGCATTGGACCGAGGCACTGACCAAGCTGATCACGGGCCCGGTAACCGCCGAGGATATAGCCAAGGTGCGCGCCCAGTTCAGCGACAAGGAGATAGTTGACCTGTCCGCCACCATAGCCACCATCAATGCCTGGAACCGTATTGCCGCCAGTTTTCACTTTACCCCCGAGGTGCCTGTATAA
- a CDS encoding zinc ribbon-containing protein, translated as MSNRSSQLLAQYQILIDDLKRRFAENPDLNAKHLYQQLTAGDAFSQLRDEISDKEAELVLEFLKRDIAAFLQEHNAESLSHSPSVIALENTLWHWLGEITDRSQVEWHELAQDFKHHGYYQSGEIISQGRLVCTSCGHGMDINFPSVIPDCPECDNDEFIREALTP; from the coding sequence ATGAGCAACAGAAGTTCGCAACTACTGGCACAGTATCAGATATTGATTGACGATCTGAAACGGCGATTCGCGGAAAATCCGGACCTGAATGCCAAGCATCTTTATCAGCAACTCACCGCGGGGGATGCCTTCAGCCAATTGCGCGACGAGATAAGCGACAAGGAAGCCGAGCTGGTGCTGGAGTTCCTCAAACGGGACATAGCGGCCTTCCTGCAGGAGCACAACGCAGAATCCTTGAGCCACAGTCCCTCGGTGATCGCCCTGGAAAATACCCTTTGGCACTGGCTCGGTGAAATTACCGACCGCAGCCAGGTGGAATGGCATGAACTGGCCCAGGATTTCAAACACCACGGCTACTACCAGAGCGGCGAAATTATCAGTCAGGGCAGGTTGGTTTGCACCAGCTGTGGCCACGGCATGGACATTAATTTCCCGTCGGTGATCCCCGACTGCCCTGAATGTGACAACGATGAGTTCATCCGTGAGGCCCTGACGCCCTAA
- the leuS gene encoding leucine--tRNA ligase, which yields MQEQYNPSEIEALVQKHWAENKTFEVTEDPNKEKFYCLSMFPYPSGRLHMGHVRNYTIGDVVARFQRLQGKNVLQPIGWDAFGLPAENAAIKNATAPAPWTYENIDYMKNQLKMLGFGYDWSREIATCTPEYYRWEQWFFTKLYEKGLVYKKTAAVNWCPNDQTVLANEQVQDGCCWRCDTPVEQKEIPQWFIKITAYAEELLNDIDTLEGWPEQVKTMQRNWIGRSEGVEMTFKVADSDDSFDIYTTRPDTVMGVTYVAIAAGHPLAEKAALNNPELAAFVDECKHSGTSEAELATMEKKGVATGLYAIHPLTGDKVPVWAANFVLMNYGTGAVMSVPGHDQRDYEFAKKYGLDIKAVIKPLEGELDISEAAYTEKGVLFNSGDSFPELDGLDFDAAFNAIATKLAAEGKGKRQVNFRLRDWGVSRQRYWGAPIPMVTLEDGTVMPTPAEQLPVILPEDVVMDGVQSPIKADKEWAKTSVNGQAALRETDTFDTFMESSWYYARYCSPKANEMLDPAKANYWLPVDQYIGGIEHACMHLLYFRFFHKLLRDAGLVNSNEPAKRLLTQGMVLADAFYYNNDKGARVWVSPLDVTVVEKDDKGRITKAVDNEGHELVYTGMSKMSKSKNNGIDPQVMVEKYGADTVRLFMMFASPPELTLEWQESGVEGAHRFIKRLWKLASEYVASPATEALDVASLSADQKALRRELHKTIAKVGDDIGRRQMFNTAVAAVMELMNHLQKAPLESAQDKALMNEALSAVVRLLYPIAPHVCFNLWQALGNSTDIEDAGWPVADDSALVEDSKLVVVQVNGKVRAKLTVAADATKEQVEALGLAEDAVRKHTDGLTVRKVIYVPGKLLNIVAN from the coding sequence ATGCAAGAGCAATATAATCCCTCAGAAATCGAGGCCTTGGTGCAAAAGCACTGGGCCGAAAACAAAACCTTTGAAGTCACTGAAGACCCGAATAAAGAGAAGTTCTACTGCCTCTCCATGTTCCCTTACCCTTCAGGCCGACTGCATATGGGTCACGTGCGCAACTACACCATAGGTGACGTGGTTGCCCGCTTCCAGCGTCTGCAGGGTAAAAACGTACTCCAGCCCATCGGTTGGGACGCCTTCGGTCTGCCTGCCGAAAACGCCGCCATCAAGAATGCCACCGCCCCGGCCCCATGGACCTATGAAAACATAGACTACATGAAGAACCAGCTGAAAATGCTGGGTTTTGGCTACGACTGGAGCCGTGAAATCGCCACCTGTACCCCTGAGTATTACCGCTGGGAACAATGGTTCTTCACCAAGCTGTACGAAAAAGGCCTGGTGTACAAGAAGACCGCCGCGGTGAACTGGTGCCCGAACGATCAAACGGTACTGGCCAACGAGCAGGTGCAGGACGGTTGCTGCTGGCGCTGCGACACTCCGGTGGAGCAAAAAGAAATTCCCCAGTGGTTTATCAAGATCACCGCCTATGCCGAAGAGCTGCTCAATGACATAGACACGCTGGAAGGCTGGCCCGAGCAGGTCAAGACCATGCAGCGCAACTGGATTGGCCGCTCCGAAGGCGTGGAAATGACCTTCAAGGTCGCCGATTCCGACGACAGTTTCGATATCTACACCACCCGCCCCGACACAGTCATGGGCGTGACCTATGTGGCCATAGCCGCCGGTCACCCGCTGGCCGAAAAAGCCGCCCTGAACAATCCTGAGCTGGCCGCCTTCGTGGACGAGTGCAAGCACAGCGGCACCTCAGAGGCCGAGTTGGCCACCATGGAGAAGAAGGGCGTGGCCACCGGCCTGTACGCCATTCACCCACTGACCGGTGACAAGGTGCCCGTGTGGGCCGCCAACTTCGTACTGATGAATTACGGCACCGGCGCCGTGATGTCGGTTCCGGGCCACGATCAGCGCGACTATGAATTTGCCAAAAAATACGGCCTCGACATCAAGGCGGTGATCAAACCCCTTGAAGGTGAACTGGATATATCCGAAGCCGCCTATACCGAGAAGGGTGTGCTGTTCAACTCGGGCGACTCATTCCCAGAGCTGGATGGTCTGGACTTCGACGCCGCCTTCAATGCCATCGCGACCAAGCTGGCCGCCGAAGGTAAAGGCAAGCGTCAGGTTAACTTCCGCCTGCGCGACTGGGGCGTAAGCCGTCAGCGTTACTGGGGCGCCCCTATCCCCATGGTCACCCTGGAAGACGGCACTGTGATGCCAACTCCTGCAGAACAACTGCCGGTGATCCTGCCCGAAGACGTGGTCATGGATGGCGTGCAGAGCCCCATCAAGGCAGACAAGGAATGGGCCAAGACCAGCGTTAACGGCCAAGCCGCGCTGCGGGAAACAGACACCTTTGACACCTTTATGGAGTCGTCCTGGTACTACGCCCGCTATTGCTCGCCCAAGGCCAATGAAATGCTGGATCCCGCCAAGGCCAACTACTGGCTGCCGGTGGATCAGTACATAGGCGGTATCGAACACGCCTGTATGCACCTCTTGTATTTCCGCTTCTTCCACAAGCTGCTGCGCGATGCCGGCCTGGTGAACTCCAACGAGCCCGCCAAGCGCCTGCTGACCCAGGGCATGGTGCTGGCCGATGCCTTCTACTACAACAACGATAAGGGTGCCCGCGTCTGGGTATCGCCTCTGGACGTGACAGTAGTGGAGAAGGACGACAAGGGCCGGATCACCAAGGCCGTGGACAACGAAGGCCATGAGCTGGTGTACACCGGCATGAGCAAGATGTCCAAGTCCAAGAACAACGGTATCGATCCCCAGGTAATGGTGGAAAAATACGGCGCCGACACTGTGCGTCTGTTCATGATGTTCGCCTCGCCACCGGAGCTGACCCTGGAGTGGCAGGAGTCCGGCGTTGAGGGTGCCCACCGCTTTATCAAGCGCCTGTGGAAGCTGGCCAGCGAGTACGTGGCCTCACCCGCTACCGAAGCCCTGGACGTGGCGAGCCTCAGTGCCGATCAAAAAGCCCTGCGCCGCGAACTGCACAAAACCATAGCCAAGGTAGGTGACGACATTGGTCGCCGTCAGATGTTCAACACCGCCGTTGCCGCCGTGATGGAACTGATGAACCACCTGCAAAAGGCACCGCTTGAATCGGCTCAGGACAAGGCGCTGATGAACGAAGCCCTGTCCGCCGTGGTACGCCTGCTGTACCCCATAGCCCCGCACGTGTGTTTCAACCTGTGGCAGGCGCTCGGCAACAGCACTGACATCGAGGACGCCGGTTGGCCTGTGGCCGATGACAGCGCCCTGGTGGAAGACAGCAAGCTGGTGGTGGTACAGGTGAACGGCAAGGTACGCGCCAAGCTGACCGTTGCTGCCGATGCCACCAAGGAGCAGGTAGAAGCCCTGGGCCTGGCCGAAGATGCGGTGCGCAAGCACACCGACGGCCTGACTGTTCGCAAGGTTATCTATGTGCCGGGCAAACTGCTGAACATAGTTGCCAACTGA
- a CDS encoding LPS-assembly lipoprotein LptE — protein sequence MTRVFTLVILSLSLLLAGCGFKLQGSYSMPAELNTLSVDSGDEYSELTRLVKERLRLSGVKLVASSEQIPAVRLLKDSLSRTTLSLYPTGNVAEYELIYHVDFAVRMPGKEAQPFSVEIRRDYLDDPRTALAKSREMEMLLREMRLQAADSLIQTLATTEIR from the coding sequence ATGACCCGAGTCTTTACCCTTGTCATCCTGTCCCTGAGCCTGTTGCTCGCAGGTTGTGGCTTCAAGCTGCAGGGCAGTTACTCCATGCCCGCCGAACTCAACACCCTCAGCGTCGACAGCGGTGATGAATACAGTGAGCTGACCCGTTTGGTGAAGGAGCGCTTGCGTCTGTCCGGGGTCAAGTTGGTGGCAAGCAGCGAGCAGATCCCGGCCGTCAGGTTACTGAAAGACTCGCTGTCCCGCACCACGCTGTCGCTGTATCCCACCGGCAACGTGGCCGAGTACGAACTGATTTACCATGTGGATTTCGCCGTGCGCATGCCGGGTAAAGAGGCCCAGCCTTTCAGCGTCGAGATCCGCCGCGACTACCTCGACGACCCCCGCACCGCCCTGGCCAAGAGCCGCGAGATGGAGATGCTGCTGCGGGAAATGCGCCTGCAGGCCGCCGACAGTCTGATCCAGACCCTGGCCACCACAGAGATCCGTTGA